Proteins encoded in a region of the Planococcus citri chromosome 1, ihPlaCitr1.1, whole genome shotgun sequence genome:
- the LOC135831349 gene encoding small RNA 2'-O-methyltransferase-like, which produces MASEIMNLEVEQISGDKENTSLEKDESELSSNLSFNPPVYIQRYNAISDVLDEEWSRERVKKVIDFGCAEFKLFKHIKEILHITHICGVDLDKQLVTRSKYEARPLPFHYVLGFSHPLTVELFAGSIAVPDKRLLDANAVICIELIEHLYPDVLEKVPSTVFEFIQPELAVFTTPNADFNVLFNMVGFRHDDHKFEWTRKEFEDWCCEIINKYPYEVEYRGIGEGPKGTEHLGCCSQMAIFRRIDSKEKILKVEVDEPFELIETFAYPYKEDNRSPEEKFSEMLVSRINRVFVNKLFVSEEDDSKFEIPVDYLWEFMQEICPNLNKFLEILREKGYEIFEKDNGHVLSIIQEEENSDSDEYCDSVTSIEGKMDDDNILEENW; this is translated from the exons ATGGCCAGTGAAATTATGAATCTCGAAGTCGAACAAATATCCGGTGATAAGGAAAACACATCTCTCGAAAAAG ATGAGAGTGAGCTATCTTCCAATTTGTCGTTCAATCCTCCAGTGTACATACAACGTTATAACGCAATTAGCGATGTTCTAGATGAAGAATGGTCTCGGGAAAGAGTTAAAAAA GTTATAGATTTCGGGTGTGCCGAATTTAAACTATTTAAGCACATAAAGGAAATACTCCATATTACTCATATATGCGGAGTAGATTTGGATAAACAGTTAGTCACGCGATCAAAATATGAGGCACGTCCATTGCCATTTCATTACGTTTTAGGATTTTCTCATCCGCTGaccgttgaattattcgccGGAAGTATAGCAGTTCCTGATAAAAGACTTTTAGATGCAAATGCTGTGATATGTATTGAATT aatagAACATTTGTACCCAGATGTACTTGAAAAAGTGCCGTCTACTGTGTTCGAGTTCATACAGCCGGAATTAGCTGTTTTTACCACTCCTAATGCTGACTTCAATGTACTATTCAATATGGTAGGATTTCGACACGACGATCATAAATTTGAATGGACCAGGAAAGAATTTGAAGACTG GTGTTgtgaaataattaataaatatcCTTACGAAGTCGAGTACAGAGGAATAGGAGAAGGTCCAAAAGGTACAGAGCACTTGGGATGTTGTTCTCAAATGGCCATATTTCGCAGGATCGAttctaaagaaaaaattctcaaa GTAGAAGTGGACGAACCTTTCGAATTGATCGAGACGTTTGCATACCCATATAAGGAAGATAATCGATCTCCAGAAGAAAAGTTTTCCGAAATGCTGGTCAGTCGTATCAACAGAGTGTTCGTTAACAAATTATTCGTCAGTGAGGAGGacgattcaaaatttgaaataccgGTTGATTACTTATGGGAATTCATGCAAGAAATATGTCCAAATCTGAATAAGTTTCT agaaattttgCGGGAAAAAGGTTACGAAATTTTCGAGAAAGATAATGGACACGTTTTATCGATAATTCAAGAAGAGGAGAATTCCGATTCTGATGAATATTGCGACAGTGTTACGTCAATTGAAGGTAAAATGGATGACGATaatattttggaagaaaattggtaa
- the Ogg1 gene encoding N-glycosylase/DNA lyase yields the protein MISKIKFPKSELHCDYTFNGGQAFRWKIGSDGKWIGVFAHRVWKLWQDDNFIFYEVYPPKNSASASADEETLLKEYLRSDESLSDLYKDWSKRDRMFEEAAKKFTGVRMLKQDPVEIIFTFICSSNNNITRIKSMVDKMSKFYGNEIAEVDGETYHDFPTVEKLAHPSVLSDLQKAAFGYRAKFIQQSANKIMEFGGQEWINRLEKLPYKEAKAELIKLPGIGAKVADCICLMSLNHLEAIPVDTHVFQIAARYYLPHLKTMKSVTERVYNEIGDHFRSVFGDYAGWGHSVLFCDELKGFKDETSGSKRKKSQTKENRKCSKN from the exons ATGATTAGCaagataaaatttccaaaatcggaGTTACACTGCGATTACACTTTTAATGGAGGCCAAGCATTTCG CTGGAAAATCGGCAGCGATGGTAAATGGATTGGTGTATTTGCCCATCGTGTTTGGAAATTATGGCAAGACGATAATTTCATATTCTACGAAGTATATCCGCCCAAAAACTCAGCTTCTGCTTCTGCTGACGAAGAAACACTTCTGAAAGAATATTTACGTTCAGATGAATCATTATCAGATTTATATAAAGATTGGTCCAAACGTGACCGCATGTTTGAAGAAGCtgctaaaaaatttactggCGTTAGAATGCTTAAACAAGATCCAGTCGAAATAATCTTCACTTTCATTTGCTCATCAAATAATAATATTACGAG GATAAAATCTATGGTCGATAAAATGAGTAAATTCTATGGCAATGAAATCGCTGAGGTAGATGGGGAAACATATCATGATTTTCCAACCGTCGAAAAACTAGCCCATCCTTCTGTTTTGAGCGATTTACAGAAGGCTGCTTTTGGATACCGAGCGAAATTTATTCAACAATCTGCGaataaaattatggaatttgGAGGCCAAGAATGGATAAAtcgtttggaaaaattaccatataAAGAAGCGAAAGCCGAACTGATAAAATTACCTGGTATTGGAGCGAAA GTTGCAGATTGTATTTGTTTAATGTCGCTAAACCATTTGGAAGCAATTCCAGTCGATACACATGTTTTTCAAATCGCTGCGAGATATTATTTACCACATTTGAAAACCATGAAATCTGTAACGGAAAGAGTGTATAACGAAATCGGCGATCATTTTCGAAGCGTTTTTGGTGATTATGCTGGATGGGGTCATAGT GTATTGTTTTGTGATGAGCTGAAGGGATTTAAAGATGAAACGAGCGGTAGCAAGAGGAAAAAATCACAGACAAAGGAGAACagaaaatgttccaaaaactAG